The Litchfieldia alkalitelluris genome has a window encoding:
- a CDS encoding alpha/beta fold hydrolase: MGVLPKKVDFIIPADTGINKIEKLLIGGVEQSILIQGENKNHPVLLFLHGGPSMPLPGLSCRGRDYVLATNTKELVKHFVVVFWDQRGTGKSYHSSIPRETMRLTQFISDAVELVDYLRAGFNTEKLFLAGHSWGSVLGLHLVKDYPEKFFSYVGLSQIVSWVENDRLSLQWVKEEAKRRGNKKAMQELDAVGQPPFLESFEQWGVLRRWQARFNSMFFSDEQTKSPGMGRLAKIMLQSPDYSLKDIYHSLYKGFKLVYHMPFIDDLSNFNFRESGLKLTVPITFIHGRHDVHVVGSQVEDYYNRLEAPYGKQLIWVENSSHAFHPDDASVIEKVLIEEKNRGGACHRPKFVESNNTDIL; the protein is encoded by the coding sequence GTGGGTGTTTTACCAAAAAAGGTCGATTTCATCATCCCAGCAGATACGGGAATTAACAAAATCGAGAAGCTCCTCATCGGTGGAGTTGAACAATCTATCTTAATACAAGGAGAGAATAAGAATCATCCTGTGCTGTTATTCCTCCACGGTGGACCATCCATGCCATTACCTGGTCTGTCTTGTCGTGGGAGAGACTATGTTCTTGCTACTAATACAAAAGAGCTTGTTAAGCACTTTGTTGTAGTGTTTTGGGATCAACGCGGGACGGGTAAATCCTATCATTCTAGTATTCCAAGGGAGACAATGAGGCTAACACAATTCATTTCTGATGCAGTCGAGTTGGTTGATTATCTAAGGGCTGGGTTTAATACTGAAAAACTCTTTCTTGCAGGCCATTCCTGGGGAAGTGTGCTGGGATTACACTTAGTGAAAGACTATCCTGAAAAATTCTTTTCATATGTTGGATTATCGCAAATTGTTAGCTGGGTCGAAAATGATCGACTAAGCCTTCAATGGGTGAAAGAAGAAGCGAAAAGACGTGGCAACAAAAAAGCTATGCAGGAGTTAGACGCTGTTGGACAACCGCCTTTTCTAGAAAGCTTTGAGCAATGGGGAGTGTTAAGAAGGTGGCAAGCGAGATTTAACTCGATGTTCTTTTCTGATGAACAAACGAAATCGCCCGGCATGGGTCGTCTTGCGAAAATCATGCTGCAGTCACCAGACTATTCTCTTAAGGATATCTACCATTCTCTTTATAAGGGCTTTAAGCTTGTCTATCATATGCCATTTATTGATGATCTATCAAACTTTAACTTTAGGGAAAGCGGATTAAAGCTAACCGTTCCAATTACCTTTATCCATGGGCGTCATGATGTTCACGTGGTAGGAAGCCAAGTAGAAGACTACTACAACCGATTAGAAGCACCCTATGGGAAACAACTAATATGGGTAGAAAACTCCTCCCATGCATTTCATCCAGACGATGCTAGTGTAATTGAAAAGGTATTAATTGAAGAGAAAAACCGTGGTGGTGCCTGCCACCGCCCGAAATTTGTCGAATCAAACAACACCGATATTTTGTAG
- a CDS encoding efflux RND transporter permease subunit codes for MGLIRFFVQRKILIGLIAVLVMVIGSFAMIRLDKELFPGLEFDGAYVQINAGEMQAVEVERTITTPLEQKLEGIDGVEKIDSTTYWLYVNFSHVREWPR; via the coding sequence GTGGGGTTGATTAGGTTTTTTGTGCAAAGAAAAATTTTAATAGGTTTAATTGCTGTTTTAGTGATGGTGATCGGCAGCTTTGCAATGATTCGTTTGGATAAAGAGCTATTTCCAGGGCTTGAATTTGATGGGGCTTATGTTCAAATCAATGCCGGAGAAATGCAGGCAGTTGAGGTAGAACGTACGATTACCACACCGCTAGAACAAAAGCTTGAAGGAATAGATGGCGTCGAGAAAATTGATAGTACAACATATTGGCTCTACGTCAATTTCAGTCACGTTCGAGAGTGGCCGAGGTGA
- a CDS encoding DUF1028 domain-containing protein, whose protein sequence is MTFSIVGFDPKTKELGIAVQSKFLGVGAVVPWAKAGVGAVATQSYANTAYGPDGLELMASGKNAQETVDALVSEDNDREFRQVGIVDANGNAATFTGSKCYDWAGGMTGEHYAAQGNILVSEETVLAMGRTFESAEGTLAERLLKALDAGQEAGGDSRGMQSASLLVVKEKGGYAGYNDRFIDVRVDDHPDPIKELIRVYELQQLYFAPPREENIVAIEGEVKAELSEQLRRLGYLNEEADEALYKALTTYIHTENFEARELEQGKLDSDLLRYMKKQG, encoded by the coding sequence ATGACATTTTCAATTGTAGGTTTTGATCCAAAAACAAAAGAGCTAGGAATCGCTGTTCAATCAAAGTTTCTAGGTGTTGGTGCTGTGGTGCCTTGGGCAAAAGCAGGGGTTGGCGCTGTTGCTACTCAATCTTATGCTAATACAGCTTACGGACCGGATGGCTTAGAGTTAATGGCTTCTGGTAAAAATGCACAAGAAACGGTTGATGCACTGGTTAGTGAAGATAATGACCGTGAATTTAGACAAGTAGGAATTGTGGATGCGAATGGAAATGCAGCAACCTTCACTGGGTCAAAATGCTATGACTGGGCAGGCGGAATGACTGGTGAACATTATGCAGCACAAGGAAATATTCTTGTGAGTGAAGAAACAGTATTAGCGATGGGACGTACATTTGAAAGTGCGGAAGGAACGCTAGCTGAACGTCTTTTAAAAGCATTAGATGCTGGCCAAGAAGCAGGTGGAGACAGCCGTGGTATGCAATCCGCTTCACTTCTTGTAGTAAAAGAAAAAGGTGGCTATGCAGGATATAATGACCGTTTTATCGACGTTCGTGTGGATGATCATCCAGATCCAATTAAAGAGCTAATCCGTGTGTACGAGCTACAGCAGCTTTATTTTGCACCACCTCGTGAAGAAAATATTGTTGCAATTGAAGGCGAAGTGAAAGCAGAGCTATCAGAGCAGTTGAGAAGGCTTGGTTATTTGAATGAAGAAGCGGACGAAGCTTTGTATAAGGCGTTGACTACTTATATTCATACAGAAAACTTTGAAGCACGAGAGCTTGAACAAGGGAAATTAGATTCTGATTTATTAAGGTATATGAAGAAACAGGGATAA
- a CDS encoding chromate transporter gives MKHVHIFLAFFRVGILGYGGGPSSIPLVHKEVVAKYQWMNDDEFADVLALGNTLPGPIATKMAGYIGYRVAGILGMINAIVATIVPTIILMIILLTSLSSFKDLPWVQGMTKAVIPVVGVMLAVLTWQFLDNAKKGLGWLKTIIFGVISLLLLEFLNVHPGIIIAVLLIAALAQKDKKEQTEKKGGTA, from the coding sequence GTGAAACATGTACACATATTTTTAGCATTTTTTCGAGTAGGAATACTTGGGTATGGAGGAGGACCATCCTCCATTCCTCTTGTTCATAAAGAAGTGGTCGCAAAATATCAGTGGATGAACGATGATGAATTCGCAGATGTCTTAGCACTGGGAAATACTCTTCCAGGCCCAATCGCAACAAAGATGGCTGGATATATCGGCTACCGAGTAGCGGGAATCCTCGGAATGATCAATGCAATTGTTGCAACCATTGTTCCCACAATTATTTTAATGATTATTTTACTAACATCACTATCATCCTTTAAAGACCTTCCATGGGTTCAAGGGATGACAAAAGCAGTGATTCCAGTTGTTGGGGTAATGCTTGCGGTTCTAACATGGCAATTTCTAGATAATGCAAAAAAAGGTCTTGGATGGCTAAAAACAATTATTTTCGGAGTCATAAGCTTACTATTATTAGAGTTCTTAAATGTTCATCCAGGAATCATCATTGCAGTTCTATTAATTGCAGCTCTTGCGCAAAAGGATAAAAAAGAGCAAACAGAAAAGAAAGGAGGAACTGCATAA
- a CDS encoding gamma-glutamyltransferase family protein has protein sequence MDYLNHPYASQRMTTFAKNGMVATSQPLAAQAGLDILKKGGNAIDAAIATAAALTVVEPTSNGIGGDAFALVWVKGELHGLNSSGPSPKNISIEAVKERGHESMPKFGLIPVTVPGIPGAWAALSKRFGKLPLTEVLQPAIEYAEKGYPLSPILGKYWKGAYNAYSKFCKGDEFQGWFDTFAPNGRPPEIGEMWSSEGHASTLRSIAETNAESFYRGELAEKIAAFSKEHNGFITAEDLAAYEPEWVDPISVNYRGYDVWEIPPNGQGLVALMALNTLKGFELTEKESVDTYHKQIEAMKLAFADGKKYITDPKEMSTSVEQLLSEEFAAARRSLIGEEAVTPEPGTPPSGGTVYLATADSEGNMVSFIQSNYMGFGSGVVVPGTGIGLQNRGHDFSLDPTHENALKPGKKTYHTIIPGFLTKDGEAVGPFGVMGGYMQPQGHAQVVMNTVDFHMNPQAALDAARWQWVEGKKIQVEHSFPQHIAQALARKGHQIEVTLDGGGFGRGQIIWRDPKTGVLSGGTESRTDGSVAAW, from the coding sequence ATGGATTATTTAAATCATCCCTATGCATCACAACGAATGACGACATTTGCGAAAAATGGAATGGTTGCAACATCTCAACCACTAGCTGCTCAAGCAGGTCTTGATATTTTAAAAAAAGGTGGAAATGCGATTGACGCAGCGATTGCAACGGCAGCCGCTTTAACAGTCGTTGAACCAACTTCAAATGGAATTGGTGGAGACGCGTTTGCTCTTGTTTGGGTAAAAGGTGAATTACACGGATTAAATTCTAGCGGACCATCTCCAAAAAACATTTCAATTGAAGCTGTAAAAGAACGCGGTCATGAAAGTATGCCGAAATTCGGTTTAATTCCAGTAACAGTACCAGGAATCCCAGGAGCTTGGGCAGCACTTTCAAAACGTTTTGGAAAGCTACCTTTAACAGAAGTGCTTCAACCAGCGATTGAATACGCTGAAAAAGGCTACCCTCTTTCACCGATTCTAGGAAAGTACTGGAAAGGTGCTTATAACGCATATAGCAAGTTTTGTAAAGGTGACGAATTCCAGGGCTGGTTTGATACATTTGCGCCAAACGGACGTCCACCAGAAATCGGTGAAATGTGGAGCTCTGAAGGACATGCAAGTACACTTCGTTCCATCGCTGAAACGAATGCTGAAAGCTTCTATCGTGGAGAGTTAGCTGAAAAAATTGCTGCATTCTCAAAAGAGCATAATGGTTTCATCACAGCGGAAGATTTAGCTGCATATGAACCAGAATGGGTCGACCCAATTTCAGTAAACTATCGTGGCTATGATGTATGGGAAATCCCACCAAATGGTCAAGGATTGGTAGCGTTAATGGCGTTAAATACATTAAAAGGCTTTGAGTTAACAGAAAAAGAATCAGTAGACACATACCACAAGCAAATTGAAGCTATGAAGCTAGCATTTGCTGATGGTAAAAAATATATTACAGATCCAAAAGAAATGTCGACATCTGTAGAACAACTTCTTTCTGAAGAGTTCGCTGCGGCACGCCGTAGTTTAATCGGAGAAGAAGCTGTGACTCCAGAGCCAGGCACACCTCCAAGTGGTGGAACTGTCTATCTAGCAACAGCTGATAGTGAAGGAAACATGGTTTCATTCATCCAAAGTAACTACATGGGCTTCGGTTCAGGTGTGGTTGTTCCTGGAACAGGTATCGGCTTGCAAAACCGTGGTCATGATTTCTCACTTGATCCTACACACGAAAACGCCTTAAAGCCTGGTAAAAAAACATATCATACAATTATCCCAGGATTCTTAACAAAAGACGGTGAAGCAGTAGGTCCATTCGGAGTGATGGGTGGATACATGCAGCCACAAGGTCATGCTCAAGTAGTGATGAATACAGTCGACTTCCATATGAATCCTCAAGCAGCACTTGATGCAGCAAGATGGCAATGGGTTGAAGGAAAGAAAATTCAAGTAGAGCATAGCTTCCCACAACATATTGCTCAAGCTTTAGCTCGCAAAGGTCACCAAATTGAAGTAACCCTAGATGGTGGTGGCTTCGGTCGTGGTCAAATTATTTGGAGAGATCCTAAAACAGGTGTATTATCAGGTGGGACAGAATCAAGAACAGACGGTTCAGTTGCAGCTTGGTAA
- the pcp gene encoding pyroglutamyl-peptidase I — MKKLLLTGFEPFLDNPINPTEEIVKALNGKTIGNYEIVGHILPVDFSASAVKCNQLIDEVQPDAVISLGLAAGRSKITPERIAINCRDGAEDNKGVKLVDAPIEDVGPAGYFSTLPIRAFVDTLNEAGLPASISNTAGTYLCNNVMYSALHKIEKENLDIIAGFVHIPASHQLAVKNPRLPSWSSRDLQDAVVAMVKVL; from the coding sequence TTGAAAAAACTACTACTAACCGGATTCGAACCATTTTTAGACAACCCAATAAATCCAACAGAAGAAATTGTAAAGGCACTAAACGGCAAAACAATCGGCAACTATGAAATTGTAGGTCATATTTTACCAGTCGATTTCTCAGCATCTGCCGTTAAATGCAATCAACTAATTGATGAAGTGCAACCAGATGCTGTGATCTCACTTGGACTTGCAGCGGGACGTTCAAAAATTACCCCAGAACGTATTGCGATAAATTGTCGTGATGGTGCAGAAGATAATAAAGGTGTGAAGCTGGTAGATGCACCGATTGAAGATGTAGGTCCAGCGGGTTATTTTTCAACCTTACCAATCCGAGCATTTGTGGACACATTAAATGAAGCAGGCTTACCTGCAAGTATTTCAAACACTGCCGGAACGTATTTATGTAACAATGTGATGTACTCAGCGCTACATAAAATCGAAAAAGAAAACCTAGATATAATTGCAGGTTTTGTTCATATCCCTGCATCACATCAATTAGCAGTCAAAAATCCAAGATTACCAAGCTGGTCAAGCCGTGATTTACAGGATGCGGTCGTAGCGATGGTGAAAGTACTTTAA
- a CDS encoding DUF4212 domain-containing protein, whose translation MKKIEKKIADSYFRERTRNIIIYLIIWFIVSFGVVFFAEGLSSFTINGFPFHYFMGAQGAVVTFIILLFVNAKLSDKIDQKYGIDESKNEQISSGKVLDH comes from the coding sequence TTGAAAAAGATTGAGAAAAAAATCGCTGATTCGTACTTTCGTGAACGTACAAGAAATATCATCATTTACCTAATCATTTGGTTCATTGTTTCCTTTGGCGTTGTATTTTTTGCAGAGGGACTTAGCTCATTTACAATTAACGGGTTTCCATTTCATTATTTCATGGGAGCACAGGGGGCAGTTGTTACCTTTATTATTCTTTTATTTGTTAACGCAAAGCTAAGCGATAAAATTGATCAAAAGTATGGAATTGATGAAAGTAAAAATGAACAAATTAGTTCAGGAAAAGTATTGGATCATTAA
- a CDS encoding Lrp/AsnC family transcriptional regulator → MRLDEIDKKILQLLTENGRMSYVDIGKELNLSRVSIRERVNQLMENGVIEKFSVVINSEKIGKGVSAFFEVDCEPSSLVKVAEALANNPSVASCYQMTGPSTLHMHVLVEDFSKLENFINEELYSLEGITRVESHILLRRFKSRTGLKL, encoded by the coding sequence ATGAGGCTAGATGAGATAGATAAGAAGATATTGCAGTTGCTAACCGAGAATGGCCGGATGTCATATGTAGATATCGGAAAAGAGCTGAATCTTTCAAGAGTTTCCATTAGGGAAAGGGTTAATCAGCTGATGGAAAACGGTGTGATTGAGAAGTTTTCCGTTGTGATTAATTCAGAGAAGATTGGGAAGGGTGTTTCAGCTTTCTTTGAAGTAGATTGTGAGCCATCTTCGCTTGTGAAGGTTGCTGAAGCATTAGCTAATAATCCTAGTGTAGCTAGCTGCTACCAAATGACAGGTCCAAGTACCTTACATATGCATGTCCTTGTCGAAGACTTTTCAAAGCTAGAAAACTTTATTAACGAAGAACTATATAGCCTAGAAGGAATCACCAGAGTAGAAAGCCACATCCTCCTCCGGCGATTCAAAAGCAGAACTGGATTAAAGCTGTAG
- a CDS encoding chromate transporter, translated as MLIYWQLFLAFFIPGILGYGGGPASIPLVENEVVDNYGWLTVSEFSEVLALGNALPGPIATKMAGYIGFQEAGVLGAIVATFATVAPSLILMIGLLGLLYKFKESPKVKRMTNYIRPTIGVLLGVMAYNFFSESYISVGVWQTLFLIIASYVLMEKVKVHPAYVIAGSLLYGAIFLA; from the coding sequence ATGCTAATCTATTGGCAGCTTTTTCTCGCTTTCTTTATACCAGGAATTTTAGGCTATGGTGGGGGTCCGGCATCGATTCCACTAGTTGAAAATGAAGTGGTGGACAATTACGGATGGCTAACAGTCAGTGAATTTAGTGAGGTGCTTGCACTTGGAAATGCACTTCCAGGACCGATCGCCACAAAAATGGCGGGCTATATCGGTTTCCAAGAAGCAGGTGTACTAGGCGCAATCGTAGCTACCTTTGCAACCGTCGCTCCTTCGTTAATTTTAATGATCGGTCTACTCGGACTTCTCTATAAATTCAAGGAATCACCAAAAGTAAAACGAATGACTAACTACATTCGCCCAACCATTGGAGTATTACTCGGAGTCATGGCATACAACTTCTTTTCAGAATCCTACATCAGTGTAGGTGTATGGCAAACACTTTTCTTAATCATAGCAAGTTATGTCCTTATGGAAAAAGTAAAAGTACACCCCGCATACGTAATCGCCGGTTCACTACTATACGGAGCTATTTTCCTAGCTTAA
- a CDS encoding efflux RND transporter permease subunit: protein MIVQHIGSTSISVTFESGRGDEVYKEFESVVNSTTANMPGIQDVVAGRSGMSQSYEFYMDVTGENMDEITSFAENILEPRLEELAEVRDVSLVGIQEYEITIAFDRDELTEKGLDITQVVGVIQQSNSESTLGELSGEKETPTIRWNTKLEQLEDVKKIKIPTQTGHINLDEVASITLDPVESSSFVWKNGSKDFVFVQVGRVSDVSQIEMADAIRAEIKNIRDEGLISGFELNEMVAQADYVKESIDGVASNILIGGAIAVLILLLFLRNIRATIIVGISIPTSVLLTFAMMWAFDYSFNILTLVGLGLGIGMMVDSSIVILESIYRKKEQGLNNLQAVVEGTKEVATAVIASMLTTIVVFLPIGLLGGEMGQFMIILSMVVAITLVSSVIVAFTVIPSLAESFLKVTKKKTVKKEGRLLTVYSNVVRWIVTKKRYSFAVIALFFIIFAGSLALVTKIPMSIMPDVFNRYNELLLNTESGLSLEEKENLVQEVNRTLLEIQDVESAYVMDNGSMLYTIVNMTKNDEITREQKEINEEIMSSLRELAESTPLESVQSAMTGGGGSPVQVNIKGESFEELQTVATDFITELEGIDGIVGVKNSIDRTSIEQVIEFNEEEIEDAGLTQLQLKQFIEQAFIKMPVGEVSNEEETLPLNVEWAEKVEKQSDLLELEIPTSAGMEKLSEFISLKETNTPNEIKHTDVERFISISADIEDKDLGTINREVQKVIESFEAPTGYEVGVAGDLEQQQQLQQEMIIVLAIAIFLVYLVMAVQFNHLVHPIVVMSVIPMTIVGVILGLFLTQRELSIMSGMGVVMIGIVLNNAILLIDRTNQLRNEGYGVADALVEAGKNRIRPIFMTTLTTVGGMLPLALATGTSGNYQAPMATVIISGLLFATFITLLLIPAVYRLFSGSERRFRMPWKRARKSKKQVEEVNEAVS, encoded by the coding sequence TTGATAGTACAACATATTGGCTCTACGTCAATTTCAGTCACGTTCGAGAGTGGCCGAGGTGATGAGGTTTACAAGGAATTTGAATCTGTTGTAAATTCAACAACCGCTAATATGCCAGGCATTCAAGATGTGGTTGCGGGAAGATCGGGAATGAGCCAAAGTTACGAATTTTATATGGATGTAACGGGCGAAAATATGGATGAGATTACGAGTTTTGCTGAAAATATCCTTGAACCAAGGCTGGAGGAGCTAGCAGAAGTACGTGATGTTTCCCTTGTCGGTATTCAAGAATACGAGATAACAATTGCATTTGACAGAGATGAATTAACCGAAAAAGGCTTAGATATCACTCAAGTGGTTGGTGTGATTCAGCAAAGCAATAGTGAATCGACTTTAGGTGAGTTAAGTGGAGAAAAAGAAACACCAACGATTCGCTGGAATACGAAGCTTGAGCAACTAGAAGATGTGAAAAAGATTAAAATACCTACACAAACAGGACACATTAACCTAGATGAGGTAGCTAGCATTACTCTTGATCCAGTTGAATCTTCATCATTTGTTTGGAAAAATGGTTCAAAGGATTTTGTGTTTGTTCAAGTTGGGCGAGTGTCAGATGTTAGTCAAATTGAAATGGCTGATGCAATTAGAGCAGAAATAAAAAACATCAGAGATGAAGGCTTAATCTCAGGTTTTGAATTAAATGAAATGGTCGCACAGGCGGACTATGTAAAGGAATCAATTGACGGTGTAGCAAGCAACATTCTTATTGGAGGAGCAATTGCCGTCTTAATTTTGTTACTTTTCTTAAGAAATATTAGAGCTACGATTATTGTGGGAATTTCGATTCCGACCTCGGTGTTATTAACATTCGCTATGATGTGGGCATTTGATTATAGTTTCAATATTTTAACGCTCGTTGGTTTAGGATTAGGAATTGGGATGATGGTCGATTCATCAATTGTCATACTTGAGTCTATCTACCGGAAAAAAGAACAAGGGTTGAATAATCTACAAGCGGTCGTTGAAGGCACAAAAGAAGTCGCAACAGCTGTTATTGCTTCAATGCTTACAACGATTGTTGTATTCTTACCGATTGGGTTACTTGGTGGTGAGATGGGGCAATTCATGATCATTTTATCCATGGTTGTTGCTATCACCTTAGTTAGCTCAGTCATTGTCGCATTTACAGTGATCCCTTCACTTGCGGAATCATTTTTAAAAGTCACCAAAAAGAAGACGGTGAAAAAAGAAGGTCGACTTCTTACTGTATACAGTAATGTCGTTCGTTGGATTGTAACTAAAAAACGATACAGTTTTGCAGTTATCGCACTATTTTTCATCATATTTGCAGGTTCTCTTGCGCTTGTAACAAAAATACCAATGTCAATTATGCCTGATGTATTTAATCGATATAACGAATTATTACTAAACACTGAATCAGGACTTTCTTTAGAAGAAAAAGAAAATCTTGTGCAAGAAGTGAATCGTACTTTACTAGAGATTCAAGATGTGGAATCAGCATATGTGATGGATAATGGAAGTATGTTATATACCATTGTTAATATGACAAAAAATGACGAGATTACAAGAGAGCAAAAAGAGATTAATGAAGAAATTATGAGCTCTTTACGAGAATTAGCGGAATCAACACCACTTGAATCAGTTCAAAGTGCGATGACTGGTGGCGGTGGATCACCGGTCCAAGTGAATATTAAAGGTGAAAGCTTTGAGGAATTACAAACAGTTGCAACAGATTTTATAACAGAGCTTGAAGGAATTGATGGAATTGTCGGTGTGAAAAATTCAATTGACCGTACATCAATCGAGCAGGTGATTGAATTTAATGAAGAAGAAATCGAGGATGCAGGTCTTACACAGCTTCAATTAAAGCAATTTATTGAGCAAGCATTTATAAAAATGCCTGTAGGTGAAGTGAGTAATGAAGAAGAAACACTTCCATTAAATGTAGAATGGGCAGAAAAGGTAGAGAAACAATCCGATTTGTTAGAGTTAGAGATTCCAACATCTGCTGGTATGGAGAAACTATCTGAATTTATTTCATTAAAAGAAACAAATACACCAAATGAAATTAAACATACAGATGTTGAGCGCTTTATATCGATTAGCGCTGATATTGAAGATAAGGACTTAGGTACGATTAACCGTGAAGTTCAAAAAGTGATTGAGAGTTTTGAAGCACCAACAGGCTATGAGGTCGGTGTTGCTGGTGATCTTGAACAACAGCAGCAGCTTCAACAGGAAATGATCATTGTTTTAGCTATTGCAATTTTCCTAGTTTATCTTGTGATGGCTGTTCAATTTAATCATCTCGTTCATCCAATTGTTGTCATGTCTGTGATTCCAATGACAATCGTGGGTGTCATCCTTGGATTATTCTTAACTCAACGAGAACTGAGTATCATGTCAGGGATGGGTGTGGTGATGATAGGTATCGTCTTAAATAATGCGATTTTATTAATTGATCGCACAAATCAGTTGCGAAATGAAGGATATGGAGTCGCAGATGCGTTAGTAGAAGCCGGTAAAAACCGTATCCGTCCAATCTTCATGACCACATTAACAACTGTAGGTGGAATGCTACCTCTTGCACTTGCAACTGGAACGTCAGGCAATTACCAAGCGCCAATGGCAACCGTCATTATATCAGGGTTATTGTTTGCAACGTTTATTACCCTTTTATTAATTCCAGCGGTATATCGCTTATTTTCAGGATCAGAAAGACGATTCAGAATGCCTTGGAAACGAGCTAGGAAGAGTAAAAAGCAAGTTGAAGAAGTGAATGAAGCGGTGAGTTGA
- a CDS encoding ABC transporter ATP-binding protein translates to MSMLLITIDSLTKQFGKKQAVRELSFEIKKGSCTALLGPNEAGKTTTLKMLAGLLAPTKGRIYFNEQPTGDLRKYVGFLPQFPVFCNWMTAREFLEYVGKLSGLPKRAAAEKTIELIELVGLKDAGDQRIGGFSGGMKQRLGIAQAMIHSPKLLMLDEPVSALDPVGRRDVITMLTELKKHTTILFPTHVLSDAEEVCDEIVIIRKGELALSSWNYCE, encoded by the coding sequence ATGAGTATGCTATTAATAACAATTGATTCCTTAACAAAGCAGTTTGGGAAAAAACAAGCAGTTCGGGAGTTGTCATTTGAAATCAAAAAGGGCAGCTGTACGGCATTATTAGGACCAAATGAAGCTGGGAAAACAACCACGTTAAAGATGCTTGCAGGACTATTAGCACCAACAAAAGGACGGATTTATTTTAACGAACAACCAACAGGCGATTTACGTAAATATGTGGGGTTTCTTCCTCAATTTCCAGTTTTTTGTAATTGGATGACAGCAAGAGAGTTCCTCGAATATGTAGGGAAATTATCTGGTTTACCTAAAAGGGCTGCAGCTGAAAAAACCATTGAATTAATAGAATTAGTTGGTTTGAAGGATGCAGGTGATCAAAGAATCGGAGGATTCTCGGGAGGGATGAAGCAAAGATTAGGGATTGCTCAAGCAATGATTCATTCACCGAAGCTTTTGATGTTAGATGAACCAGTTTCAGCTCTAGATCCAGTGGGAAGACGTGATGTCATAACTATGCTTACTGAACTAAAAAAGCATACAACGATCTTGTTTCCCACTCATGTTTTAAGTGATGCGGAAGAAGTATGTGATGAAATTGTGATTATTCGAAAAGGGGAACTAGCGCTCAGTTCCTGGAATTATTGCGAATGA